One Nostoc punctiforme PCC 73102 DNA window includes the following coding sequences:
- a CDS encoding LptF/LptG family permease has product MDRYLTSELIAPFFFGVGAFSSLGVTIDAVFDLVRKIVESGLPIDIAIQVFLLKFPNFIVLAFPMSTLLATLMTYSRLSSESELIALRGCGVSVYRIVLTAVMLSLVVTGMTFVFNEQIAPAANYQAGVTLDKALKSDKPAFKQQNIFYPEYQDVIQPDGSKNRILTRLFYADQFDGKRMTGLTIIDRSTKNLNQIVVSESAQWNPSQNIWDFYNGTIYFVAADRSYRNIVRFEHQQLQLPRTPLSLAEKSRDYGEMNISEALDQLQVEYLGGDRQKIRKLEVRIQQKISLPFVCVVFGLVGAAMGSIPQRTGRGTSFGISVVVIFSYYLIFFISGAIAQAGALSPFMGAWLPNFLFLGIGLFLLIRVAKR; this is encoded by the coding sequence ATGGATCGTTACCTTACCAGCGAATTGATCGCGCCGTTTTTCTTTGGTGTCGGAGCTTTTTCATCACTTGGTGTCACCATTGATGCTGTATTCGATCTAGTTAGAAAAATCGTAGAATCTGGGCTACCGATAGACATTGCCATTCAGGTTTTTTTGCTAAAGTTTCCCAACTTTATAGTTTTAGCCTTTCCCATGTCTACGCTACTAGCTACTTTGATGACCTACAGTCGTCTTTCTAGCGAGAGCGAACTAATTGCCCTGCGTGGTTGTGGAGTGAGCGTCTATCGCATAGTGCTAACTGCTGTGATGTTGAGTCTTGTAGTCACAGGAATGACATTTGTATTCAACGAACAAATTGCACCAGCAGCAAATTACCAAGCGGGAGTAACTCTGGATAAAGCCCTGAAATCAGATAAGCCAGCTTTTAAACAGCAAAATATTTTCTATCCTGAATACCAGGATGTTATACAACCGGATGGCTCTAAGAATAGGATATTGACACGCTTGTTTTACGCCGATCAGTTTGATGGTAAGCGGATGACAGGTTTGACGATTATAGACCGTTCCACCAAAAATCTGAATCAAATTGTAGTATCAGAATCTGCCCAGTGGAATCCTTCTCAAAATATTTGGGATTTTTACAACGGTACGATCTATTTTGTTGCAGCCGATCGCTCATACCGCAACATCGTCAGATTTGAACACCAACAATTGCAACTACCGCGCACGCCATTAAGTTTGGCAGAAAAAAGCCGAGACTATGGTGAGATGAATATTTCTGAAGCACTAGATCAACTACAAGTGGAATATCTTGGTGGCGATCGCCAAAAAATTCGTAAACTCGAAGTGCGGATTCAACAAAAAATCTCCTTACCTTTTGTATGCGTGGTTTTTGGCTTGGTAGGTGCAGCGATGGGAAGCATACCCCAGAGAACTGGAAGAGGTACCAGCTTTGGGATTAGCGTTGTAGTTATTTTTTCGTACTACTTAATTTTCTTTATTAGTGGTGCGATCGCGCAAGCAGGTGCCCTCTCTCCCTTTATGGGGGCTTGGTTGCCCAACTTTCTTTTCTTGGGAATAGGTCTATTCCTCTTGATACGAGTTGCCAAACGCTAA
- a CDS encoding LptA/OstA family protein — protein MMPCYQLPMSQFRRFGLALMLPVALLGTFAFPTQLQTATAQTSKDNRPLTIRADVQEYDAKNQVITARGNVQMLYPSRQLQATSAQAQYFSKERRIDFSGNVYILQQGGNSIRAEKVTYLIDEGRFVALPQSNRQVESIYMIEESNNSGQTATPAPSVPQTPPLKPSN, from the coding sequence ATGATGCCCTGCTATCAATTGCCCATGTCACAATTCCGTCGCTTTGGATTAGCTTTAATGTTGCCAGTTGCACTATTGGGCACTTTTGCCTTTCCTACCCAACTGCAAACCGCTACTGCACAAACATCTAAAGACAATCGTCCCCTCACTATCCGCGCTGATGTGCAAGAATATGATGCCAAAAATCAAGTAATCACCGCTCGCGGCAACGTGCAAATGTTGTATCCTTCTCGTCAGCTTCAGGCAACATCTGCCCAAGCACAGTACTTTAGTAAGGAACGCCGAATTGATTTCAGTGGCAACGTCTATATTTTGCAACAGGGCGGTAACAGTATCCGGGCAGAGAAGGTAACGTATTTAATTGATGAAGGGCGATTTGTTGCTTTACCCCAATCCAACCGTCAGGTAGAGTCTATCTACATGATCGAGGAATCAAATAATAGTGGACAAACTGCGACACCCGCCCCATCTGTGCCACAAACACCACCTTTGAAGCCTTCTAATTAG
- a CDS encoding CP12 domain-containing protein, whose product MMKAEDIMTKDVVTIRGSATVAEAVVLMKEKKLRALVVDIRHENDAYGIVTETDIVYKVTAYGKDPKQVWVYEIMSKPCIVVNPDLGVEYVARLFANTGIHRAPVIQGKLLGIISITDILTKSDFVEAPKALLLEERIQKAIEQSRAICTEQGAYSKACAAAWDEVEELQAEAAHQKAEGMVSAKVSFEEYCKENPNAPECRNYHP is encoded by the coding sequence ATGATGAAAGCTGAAGATATCATGACCAAAGATGTAGTTACCATTCGCGGTTCAGCGACTGTTGCTGAAGCAGTGGTGCTGATGAAGGAAAAAAAATTGCGGGCGCTAGTTGTAGATATTCGCCATGAGAACGATGCTTATGGCATTGTCACAGAAACAGATATTGTCTATAAGGTAACAGCCTACGGTAAAGATCCAAAGCAAGTGTGGGTTTACGAGATTATGAGCAAGCCCTGCATTGTGGTAAATCCTGATTTGGGTGTGGAATATGTAGCACGGTTATTTGCTAACACTGGTATTCATCGGGCACCTGTGATTCAAGGCAAGCTGTTGGGTATCATCTCGATTACCGACATTTTGACCAAAAGCGACTTTGTGGAAGCGCCAAAAGCGCTACTGCTGGAGGAGAGAATTCAAAAAGCAATTGAACAGTCTCGCGCTATTTGCACTGAACAAGGTGCTTATTCTAAAGCCTGTGCAGCCGCTTGGGATGAGGTAGAAGAACTCCAGGCAGAAGCTGCTCATCAGAAAGCTGAGGGGATGGTATCAGCTAAAGTCTCTTTTGAAGAATATTGCAAGGAAAACCCAAATGCACCGGAATGCCGAAATTATCATCCGTAA
- a CDS encoding pentapeptide repeat-containing protein, translating into MQLEHIGQNLQGRSFKGQNLTGANFKGADIRGADFTDANLRNANFFQAKAGLQNHWLLILLITLFLIGALSLFTAGVVAVFAGSKLLPASHLIGQYLILFINPILLTIFLIVAIYQGLNKALITIVFLAVFSCITLIYFQYYEAAAAFAGNLLWLFTVGITGAIIFTSVIILTKYYFWILIGAGFIAWVVSTVIPLILGQPHLIVFKVAFSSAIGVSISIYASQQAIMGMPQLAWLHSIAIAFTTISGTRFSGADLTDADFTGATLKNTDFRKANLTRTRFHNAKKLDQVRSDSTYLEQAKLIKVLVTGQGREQNFDRQDLRGINLQGANLVDASFIGADLSLANLQDTDLSRAKLVQTQLDGTDFTGATLTGAYIEDWGITSDTKFDGVRCEYVYMRLPTKENPDPFRKPDNYKEVFAPGEFGDFIQPIFDTLDLYHNQGVDPRAIAISFKRLAQNHPDAELEIVAMEKRGQDKFLLRAKTAATADKSELSAEYFDTYNEIKGLPEREIKLLLAEKDNQIRRLENMVMTALERPSFYSNIQVEEVDTMTNNPGGFSIGGSVGGNVHNVQGDNNRAVQGDNDRAVLGDNNQVTQQNQVGADATESLTKEDVVKLLAQLETLIKGAELPADTKEEVIEDLSAAKKATDKEEPNKQRALERLGTVAETLDKTSKGVEAGQKVWTIAKPIIVKVATWLGVAAGSHLLGL; encoded by the coding sequence ATGCAATTGGAACATATCGGTCAAAATCTCCAAGGTCGTTCATTTAAAGGTCAAAACCTGACGGGAGCTAATTTTAAGGGTGCGGATATCAGAGGAGCAGATTTTACAGATGCCAACTTGAGAAATGCCAACTTTTTTCAGGCAAAAGCTGGATTGCAAAACCATTGGCTGTTAATTTTATTAATCACTTTGTTCTTGATAGGAGCATTATCACTATTTACCGCAGGAGTAGTTGCTGTTTTCGCAGGTAGTAAGCTCTTGCCTGCCTCTCACCTAATTGGTCAATACTTAATATTATTCATCAATCCTATCTTGTTAACAATTTTTTTAATAGTAGCAATTTATCAAGGATTAAATAAAGCTTTAATCACTATAGTTTTTCTGGCTGTATTTAGTTGTATTACTCTAATTTACTTTCAATATTATGAAGCAGCCGCAGCTTTTGCTGGTAATTTACTTTGGTTATTTACTGTAGGCATAACTGGGGCTATAATATTTACTTCAGTAATAATTTTGACCAAATATTATTTTTGGATTCTCATAGGAGCAGGTTTTATAGCTTGGGTTGTTTCTACAGTTATACCTTTGATTTTAGGTCAGCCTCATCTAATTGTATTTAAAGTAGCATTTTCCTCTGCTATCGGAGTTTCAATCAGCATCTATGCTAGTCAGCAAGCCATAATGGGAATGCCACAATTAGCTTGGCTGCACTCAATAGCCATCGCTTTTACTACTATAAGTGGCACAAGATTTTCTGGTGCTGATTTAACTGATGCTGACTTTACTGGTGCAACTCTCAAAAATACAGATTTCAGAAAAGCCAATCTAACCCGTACTCGTTTTCATAATGCCAAGAAACTAGACCAAGTTCGCTCCGATTCAACGTACTTAGAGCAAGCAAAATTAATAAAAGTATTAGTTACGGGTCAAGGAAGAGAGCAAAACTTTGATCGTCAAGACTTACGAGGGATAAATTTACAAGGAGCGAATTTAGTAGATGCAAGTTTTATTGGTGCAGACTTAAGTCTAGCCAACTTACAGGACACAGATTTATCAAGGGCGAAATTAGTACAAACACAACTAGACGGAACTGATTTCACAGGTGCTACTCTCACAGGTGCATACATCGAAGATTGGGGAATCACCAGCGATACCAAATTTGATGGGGTACGGTGTGAATACGTTTATATGCGTCTCCCCACAAAAGAAAACCCTGACCCATTTCGCAAACCAGATAATTATAAAGAAGTGTTTGCTCCGGGGGAGTTTGGTGATTTCATTCAACCAATTTTCGACACCCTAGACCTCTACCACAACCAAGGCGTTGACCCTCGTGCTATTGCAATTTCTTTTAAGCGATTAGCCCAGAATCACCCTGATGCTGAACTTGAAATTGTGGCAATGGAGAAACGGGGACAGGATAAGTTTTTACTTCGTGCCAAAACCGCAGCGACGGCTGATAAATCTGAACTGAGTGCTGAATATTTTGACACTTACAATGAGATAAAAGGTTTACCAGAGCGAGAAATTAAATTACTTTTAGCAGAAAAAGATAATCAAATCCGCAGATTAGAAAATATGGTAATGACGGCGCTGGAGCGTCCTAGTTTTTATTCAAATATTCAAGTAGAAGAGGTAGATACTATGACAAATAACCCTGGTGGATTTTCAATTGGTGGTTCAGTTGGCGGCAATGTCCACAACGTTCAAGGTGATAACAACCGCGCAGTGCAAGGAGACAATGATCGAGCTGTCTTGGGTGACAACAATCAAGTAACTCAACAAAATCAAGTGGGTGCAGATGCTACTGAATCGCTCACTAAAGAAGATGTTGTCAAATTACTGGCTCAACTGGAAACTTTAATTAAAGGGGCAGAATTACCAGCAGACACCAAAGAAGAAGTAATTGAAGACTTGAGTGCAGCTAAGAAAGCAACGGACAAAGAAGAACCAAATAAGCAACGAGCATTAGAGCGTTTGGGAACTGTGGCAGAAACACTTGATAAAACGAGTAAAGGCGTGGAAGCTGGTCAGAAAGTCTGGACAATAGCCAAGCCGATTATTGTAAAAGTTGCAACTTGGTTAGGTGTTGCTGCTGGTTCTCACCTGTTGGGATTGTAG
- a CDS encoding S-layer homology domain-containing protein, with amino-acid sequence MRQLSITLSLVALLQNLPAIAQVPETTSGISSDSIQQVIAAKWMTNFSDGKFYPERLVSRAELASIMVKAFGLNKREAVNKANLTIPDVPRSYWAFNDIQTVLKTDIMKGYRGNEFFPNQKVTKAEALAIFAQAYGVFQFPDEAVNEILASHPDEKSIPTWARKAIATVATEGFLNTDAQGNISPLKPVTRGDMAYVLSKYLQRQQRQPETPEVPIIQNSPQSP; translated from the coding sequence ATGCGTCAACTTTCAATTACTCTATCTTTAGTAGCACTACTACAAAATTTACCAGCAATTGCTCAAGTGCCAGAAACGACTTCTGGAATCTCATCTGATTCTATTCAACAGGTAATTGCTGCTAAATGGATGACAAACTTTTCTGATGGCAAGTTTTATCCAGAAAGGTTAGTGAGCAGGGCAGAATTAGCGTCGATTATGGTCAAAGCATTTGGGCTAAATAAAAGAGAAGCTGTTAACAAAGCAAATTTAACGATTCCAGATGTCCCTCGTTCTTATTGGGCATTTAATGATATACAGACAGTCTTAAAAACTGACATCATGAAAGGCTATCGGGGTAATGAGTTTTTCCCTAATCAAAAGGTGACAAAGGCGGAGGCTCTTGCTATTTTCGCTCAAGCTTATGGTGTATTTCAGTTTCCTGATGAGGCTGTTAATGAGATTCTGGCTTCACATCCAGATGAAAAGTCTATCCCAACTTGGGCTAGAAAAGCGATCGCTACAGTAGCTACAGAAGGATTTCTCAATACAGATGCTCAAGGAAATATTTCTCCATTAAAACCCGTTACCCGTGGAGATATGGCTTATGTATTGAGTAAGTATTTACAACGACAACAGCGACAACCCGAAACACCAGAAGTTCCGATTATTCAAAATAGCCCACAATCACCTTAG
- the lptB gene encoding LPS export ABC transporter ATP-binding protein produces the protein MKIVLENIHKSYGKRVIVNRVNLSVGQGEIVGLLGPNGAGKTTTFYIATGLEKPNQGKVWLGNLDVTGMPMHKRARLGVGYLAQEPSVFRQLSVQDNILLVLEQTNVPRREWSRRLTTLLREFRLEKLANSKGIQLSGGERRRTELARSLAAGQEGPKFLLLDEPFAGVDPIAVSEIQQIVAQLRDRGMGILITDHNVRETLAITDRAYIMREGQILAFGGADELYSNPLVRQYYLGDNFQA, from the coding sequence GTGAAAATTGTTTTAGAGAATATTCACAAATCTTACGGCAAGCGAGTAATTGTCAATCGTGTCAATCTTTCTGTTGGTCAGGGCGAAATCGTTGGTTTACTAGGCCCCAATGGGGCTGGTAAAACGACGACTTTTTACATTGCCACAGGTTTAGAAAAACCCAATCAAGGAAAAGTTTGGCTGGGTAATCTAGATGTTACAGGAATGCCAATGCATAAAAGGGCACGATTGGGTGTTGGCTATCTAGCGCAAGAACCAAGTGTTTTCCGCCAACTCTCGGTACAAGATAATATTCTATTGGTGCTGGAGCAAACGAATGTGCCACGACGGGAATGGTCAAGACGACTCACAACTTTACTGCGGGAGTTTCGGCTGGAAAAATTAGCTAATAGTAAAGGAATTCAACTTTCTGGTGGTGAGCGACGGCGGACGGAATTAGCAAGGTCTTTAGCGGCTGGACAAGAAGGACCAAAATTTTTACTTTTGGATGAACCATTTGCGGGAGTCGATCCGATCGCAGTCTCAGAAATTCAGCAAATTGTCGCTCAACTGCGCGATCGCGGTATGGGAATCTTAATTACAGATCATAATGTCCGCGAAACCCTTGCTATCACCGATCGCGCCTACATTATGCGCGAGGGACAAATCCTCGCTTTTGGCGGTGCTGACGAACTCTACAGCAATCCCCTCGTGCGGCAATATTATTTAGGGGATAATTTTCAAGCCTGA